One window from the genome of Haloprofundus halobius encodes:
- a CDS encoding PQQ-binding-like beta-propeller repeat protein produces the protein MRRRALLATVATCGAVAIAGNNTRTPSCGPPEESFDRPRSRWPTTGYGPTNTAYAPAGPSNGELQWQTDRESGDGPRLNGWFSTPIVGENAVYVAIQSLDRYDRGYPGYLVALDDETGEIRWRVEFPSLAGGDPALAGDTILVGDEAGTLYAISTTGERRWTQELDAAVRTPTVIGEHVYVLDASATVYGFTLDGEQCWKHSHSRFWNDLLGRGSSFAVDSAPTVDDSRVYVTVQENPSDDRTGHVTAFNHGGNEEWNYSFPTGYDSPSTPAVVDDIVLVTGGDRIVALDATTGERRWRFVVGHEYTGAPATDGKRVYVGAKNLYALDITDGSEQWRIVNHGVRDAVGWEKSVPFMARPVVTDDAVYLRAGAFDPTDGSRLWGGLAEAELLGSNYATENYGWNSLAPLSVTSDALYLSHQLLGVAKIA, from the coding sequence ATGCGACGCCGTGCCCTCCTCGCCACGGTCGCCACCTGTGGAGCCGTCGCGATTGCCGGGAATAATACGAGAACCCCATCCTGTGGGCCACCAGAGGAGTCGTTCGACAGGCCACGAAGCCGCTGGCCGACGACAGGATACGGGCCGACGAATACTGCCTACGCGCCGGCCGGGCCATCGAATGGCGAACTCCAATGGCAGACCGACCGCGAGAGCGGAGACGGACCTCGATTGAACGGCTGGTTCAGCACACCCATCGTCGGCGAAAACGCGGTATATGTCGCAATTCAATCGCTCGACAGGTACGACCGAGGCTATCCTGGCTATCTTGTCGCACTCGACGACGAAACCGGCGAGATACGATGGCGAGTCGAGTTCCCGTCGCTCGCAGGCGGCGATCCCGCACTCGCGGGCGACACCATCCTCGTTGGCGACGAAGCGGGCACCCTCTACGCCATCTCAACCACGGGTGAACGACGCTGGACACAGGAGCTCGACGCGGCAGTCCGAACCCCGACCGTCATCGGCGAACACGTCTACGTCCTCGACGCGTCAGCGACCGTCTACGGCTTCACACTCGATGGGGAGCAGTGCTGGAAGCATAGCCACTCTCGGTTCTGGAACGACCTTCTCGGTCGGGGCAGCTCGTTTGCGGTCGATAGTGCGCCCACCGTCGACGACTCGCGTGTATACGTGACAGTACAGGAAAACCCAAGCGACGACCGAACTGGTCACGTGACGGCGTTCAATCACGGAGGGAACGAGGAGTGGAACTACAGTTTTCCAACGGGATACGACTCCCCAAGCACGCCCGCTGTCGTCGACGACATCGTTCTCGTAACTGGGGGTGACCGAATCGTCGCCCTCGATGCGACGACAGGTGAACGGCGATGGCGCTTCGTTGTCGGCCACGAGTACACCGGGGCACCCGCGACTGACGGGAAGCGCGTGTACGTCGGTGCGAAGAATCTGTATGCACTCGACATCACGGACGGCAGCGAGCAGTGGCGAATCGTCAATCACGGCGTCCGTGACGCCGTTGGATGGGAGAAGAGCGTCCCATTCATGGCACGTCCTGTGGTGACCGACGACGCGGTTTACCTCCGCGCAGGCGCGTTTGACCCTACTGATGGGAGTCGACTGTGGGGTGGTCTGGCGGAAGCGGAATTACTCGGGTCGAACTACGCGACGGAGAACTACGGTTGGAACTCGTTGGCACCGCTGTCGGTGACCTCGGACGCACTCTATCTCTCCCATCAACTTCTGGGGGTGGCTAAGATCGCATGA
- a CDS encoding PadR family transcriptional regulator — protein MHDLSGFQRDLLYVISGFDQPSGQQVKTELEGYVDGEINHGRLYPNLDTLVNKEYVEKGPIDRRTNYYAITEKGREAIRERRSWEDQYQSIEA, from the coding sequence ATGCACGACTTGAGTGGTTTCCAGCGAGACCTCCTGTACGTGATTTCAGGATTCGATCAACCATCAGGACAGCAGGTCAAAACTGAACTCGAAGGGTACGTCGATGGCGAAATCAACCATGGACGGCTCTATCCGAACCTCGACACCCTCGTGAACAAAGAATACGTTGAGAAAGGGCCAATCGACCGTCGAACGAATTACTACGCAATCACAGAGAAGGGAAGAGAAGCCATTCGAGAGCGACGGTCGTGGGAAGACCAATATCAATCGATTGAAGCCTGA
- a CDS encoding YdcF family protein: MVVVVLGHKLQSEELHPQLQARMDAGIEAFSGTDAPYLLLSGGQVNPCVDKTECEVMAEYARSQGIDPSCVVPEPCALDTIGNGYFTRMRVDELNHQVETLYLVTSRYHAERAAYIFERCFGDTVEIDVSYCVDSESETHPIRHRAKLEQVQAFFEPVPTGDIDAIRQRLNEKHELYESTEATLTSSTAVDITV; the protein is encoded by the coding sequence ATGGTCGTTGTCGTGCTTGGTCATAAACTCCAATCCGAAGAACTGCATCCGCAACTCCAAGCACGCATGGATGCCGGGATTGAGGCATTCTCAGGCACAGACGCGCCATATCTTCTCTTAAGCGGCGGTCAAGTGAATCCCTGCGTGGATAAAACGGAGTGCGAGGTGATGGCCGAATACGCCCGTTCACAGGGTATCGATCCATCATGTGTCGTCCCAGAGCCCTGTGCGTTAGATACGATCGGGAACGGATACTTTACGCGGATGCGCGTTGACGAACTCAATCACCAAGTAGAGACACTCTATCTCGTAACCTCCCGGTATCACGCAGAACGAGCAGCGTACATCTTCGAGCGGTGTTTCGGCGATACAGTCGAAATCGATGTGAGCTACTGTGTGGATTCCGAGAGTGAGACACACCCGATTCGTCACCGCGCTAAACTAGAACAAGTACAGGCATTTTTCGAACCGGTACCGACGGGTGATATCGACGCGATTCGCCAGCGTCTCAACGAGAAACACGAACTCTATGAGAGTACAGAGGCAACGCTAACGTCATCAACTGCTGTCGATATCACAGTCTAA
- a CDS encoding PQQ-binding-like beta-propeller repeat protein has product MNRRRFLRTVGATGIVGATVGIAGCGQFTDESNAGQTEACGPYEPTVSGSTGWQTVGGDPAGTGVVPASETPEPPLSLDWTYILGGMAGAVQPVATAGRVYAHEYDSLLCAVDATSGEKVWEKRVESPHGPLAIGDDVVVALAESTVLGLNPETGETRWTVSENYTGLFRGGPVVVDETVYVSTELSLLALDLADGTVRWKHTTGEETVATPAIVGETVYYGDYDTYVYALDAATGEEKWRVKTNAHIDCNVTVADGTVFAGNPDGIVHAIDAASGEHTWTYDVRSDPNVLATDGSHVYVQTDDQLYAVEATTGVSCWSTESTGAGVAVGDGCVYTPLPVEEPESRSLPGVLNAATGEKLAKTQGEFESRYARYYKGSAVVDGAVYASGVDEDGISLARFS; this is encoded by the coding sequence ATGAACCGCCGTCGTTTCCTCCGGACGGTTGGTGCTACCGGTATCGTCGGAGCAACAGTTGGAATTGCCGGCTGTGGCCAGTTCACGGACGAGTCAAACGCAGGTCAAACGGAAGCCTGCGGGCCGTACGAACCAACCGTCTCTGGATCGACCGGTTGGCAGACGGTTGGGGGCGATCCCGCAGGGACCGGCGTCGTCCCGGCGAGTGAGACACCCGAGCCACCGCTGTCGCTCGACTGGACGTACATCCTTGGAGGGATGGCAGGGGCGGTTCAACCCGTCGCTACCGCCGGCCGAGTCTACGCGCACGAATACGACTCTCTGTTGTGTGCTGTCGACGCCACGTCCGGCGAGAAAGTGTGGGAAAAACGCGTCGAGAGTCCGCATGGCCCACTGGCTATCGGTGACGACGTGGTGGTCGCTCTCGCCGAGTCCACGGTCCTCGGACTGAACCCCGAGACCGGTGAGACACGATGGACCGTTTCCGAGAACTATACTGGCCTGTTCCGGGGGGGTCCAGTCGTCGTCGACGAGACGGTCTACGTTTCGACGGAACTGTCGCTACTTGCGCTGGACCTCGCAGATGGGACGGTTAGATGGAAACACACGACGGGTGAAGAGACCGTCGCAACGCCAGCTATCGTCGGAGAGACGGTCTACTACGGTGATTACGATACGTACGTCTACGCGCTTGATGCGGCGACAGGCGAAGAAAAGTGGCGCGTCAAGACGAACGCGCACATCGACTGTAACGTGACCGTCGCAGACGGCACCGTATTTGCTGGCAATCCAGACGGAATCGTCCATGCAATCGATGCAGCGTCCGGCGAGCACACGTGGACGTACGACGTCCGGTCCGACCCGAACGTCCTCGCGACCGATGGGTCACATGTGTATGTCCAGACCGACGATCAACTGTACGCAGTCGAGGCGACGACTGGCGTTTCCTGCTGGTCTACCGAAAGCACGGGTGCCGGTGTCGCCGTTGGCGATGGCTGCGTCTATACTCCACTCCCCGTGGAAGAACCGGAGTCGAGGAGTCTCCCGGGCGTACTCAACGCAGCGACCGGTGAGAAACTCGCAAAGACCCAAGGCGAATTCGAGTCGCGCTATGCGAGGTATTACAAGGGTTCTGCTGTCGTCGACGGTGCAGTATACGCATCCGGGGTTGACGAGGATGGAATCTCCCTCGCTCGATTCAGCTGA
- a CDS encoding Cdc6/Cdc18 family protein has translation MTNYDDLFATTAPTNSVFADKAALNPLTPSEKIIARDIQERRLATPLNGVHEGYLPPTVAVYGPPGTGKTLTTRRVCEEFAARHEEVAVEYVNLKECRTIFSVANELLRVLSGESKQAWEGLDGVFAGIWEALEEYPEWTVLILDEIDHVAHDSNYDPNEFFYRLLRGEGRLQRGIQLSVFLLSNELLEVDLRLDSRVKSAMSGEQLFFPPYSRSLLRQVLEPRVTQAFKEDALSETVFEYGVQQAAARWGDARRTMTLFRRAGETANERGLTALDEDCIDANLELTEKEETIDKLLQLPFQQYFVLQAVASYTDRRTDEIAQPVTTAQVHEAYSRFELPTRATLGERAIRETVTELETMGLVETWIDARGRDGRVKQIQTTFDPEWVLEVRPAYLEALRRS, from the coding sequence ATGACCAACTACGACGACCTCTTCGCTACGACCGCCCCGACGAACAGCGTCTTCGCCGATAAAGCGGCGTTGAACCCGCTAACGCCCTCCGAGAAAATCATCGCGCGCGACATCCAGGAACGACGGCTGGCGACGCCTCTCAACGGCGTTCACGAGGGATATCTCCCGCCGACGGTGGCGGTTTATGGCCCACCGGGGACGGGCAAGACGCTGACGACGCGACGCGTTTGTGAGGAGTTCGCCGCACGCCACGAGGAGGTGGCCGTCGAGTACGTCAACCTCAAGGAGTGTCGAACGATCTTCAGCGTCGCAAACGAACTGTTGCGGGTGCTTTCAGGCGAGTCCAAGCAAGCGTGGGAGGGACTCGACGGTGTCTTTGCCGGCATCTGGGAAGCACTCGAGGAGTATCCCGAATGGACGGTGCTCATTCTCGACGAAATCGACCACGTCGCCCACGACTCCAACTACGACCCGAACGAGTTCTTCTATCGACTGCTGCGCGGTGAAGGGCGGCTGCAACGAGGCATTCAACTGTCGGTGTTTCTGTTGAGCAACGAGTTGCTGGAGGTGGATCTGCGCCTCGACAGTCGCGTCAAGAGCGCGATGAGCGGTGAACAGCTCTTTTTCCCGCCGTACTCGAGGTCGCTATTGCGACAGGTACTAGAGCCTCGTGTTACACAGGCGTTCAAAGAGGATGCACTATCTGAGACGGTGTTCGAGTATGGGGTTCAGCAGGCTGCAGCGCGGTGGGGCGATGCACGGCGGACGATGACGCTGTTTCGCAGAGCCGGCGAGACCGCAAATGAGCGCGGATTGACGGCGCTCGACGAGGACTGTATCGACGCCAACCTCGAGTTGACCGAGAAGGAAGAGACGATCGATAAACTGCTGCAGCTACCGTTCCAGCAGTATTTCGTCCTCCAGGCGGTGGCCAGCTACACCGATCGTCGAACCGACGAGATCGCCCAGCCGGTGACGACGGCGCAGGTTCACGAGGCGTATTCGAGATTCGAGTTACCGACGCGAGCGACGCTCGGCGAGCGTGCGATTCGAGAGACGGTGACCGAGCTGGAGACGATGGGACTCGTCGAGACGTGGATCGACGCACGCGGCCGCGACGGACGCGTCAAACAGATACAGACGACGTTCGACCCGGAGTGGGTCCTCGAAGTACGGCCGGCGTACTTGGAGGCGCTTCGGCGGTCGTAG